A single window of Hyla sarda isolate aHylSar1 chromosome 2, aHylSar1.hap1, whole genome shotgun sequence DNA harbors:
- the LOC130355799 gene encoding T-complex protein 1 subunit zeta, whose translation MAVKALNPKAEVARAHAALSVNISAARGLQDVLRTNLGPKGTMKMLVSGAGEIKLTKDGNVLLHEMQIQHPTASLIAKVATAQDDITGDGTTSNVLIIGELLKQADLYISEGLHPRIVTEGFEAAKEKALKVLDELKVSKEMDRETLINVARTSLRTKVHAELADILTEAVVDSVLAIRRPNEPIDLYMVEIMEMKHKTESDTKLIRGIVLDHGARHPDMKKRVEDAYILTCNVSLEYEKTEVTSGFFYKSAEEREKLVHAERQFIEERVNKIIALKQKVCGDSGKGFVVLNQKGIDPFSLDALAKEGIVALRRAKRRNMERLTLACGGNAMNSVDDLTLDCLGHAGLVYEYTMGEEKFTFIEECENPRSVTLLVKGPNKHTLTQIKDAIRDGLRAVKNAIEDGCVVPGAGALEVAIADALVKHKPKVKGRAQLGVQAFADALLIIPKVLAQNSGYDAQETLVKIQTEYAETGQLIGVDLNTGEPMVSSEAGVWDNYNVKKQLLHSCTVIASNILLVDEIMRAGMSSLKG comes from the exons GTTGGTCTCTGGAGCTGGCGAGATCAAGCTTACCAAGGATGGCAATGTATTGCTCCATGAAATG caaatCCAGCATCCAACAGCATCTTTGATTGCAAAAGTGGCCACCGCCCAAGACGACATCACAGGAGATGGAACAACCTCCAATGTGTTGATCATTGGTGAACTATTAAAGCAAGCTGATCTCTACATATCTGAG GGTCTTCACCCAAGAATTGTCACTGAAGGATTTGAAGCAGCAAAAGAAAAAGCACTTAAAGTCTTGGATGAGCTTAAAGTATCCAAAGAAATGGACAGAGAAACCCTTATTAACGTGGCTAGGACTTCACTTCGCACCAAAGTTCATGCTGAGCTGGCAGATATTCTAACAGAG GCTGTGGTGGACTCTGTTTTGGCCATAAGACGGCCCAATGAACCGATTGACTTGTACATGGTGGAAATTATGGAGATGAAGCATAAAACAGAAAGTGACACTAA GTTAATACGCGGAATTGTCCTTGATCATGGGGCTCGTCATCCAGACATGAAGAAGAGGGTGGAGGATGCATACATTCTCACCTGTAATGTGTCCCTGGAATATGAGAAAAC TGAAGTCACTTCTGGATTTTTCTACAAAAGTGCAGAGGAGCGGGAGAAACTAGTCCACGCAGAGAGACAATTTATTGAAGAGAGAGTAAATAAAATCATAGCCCTGAAGCAGAAAGTGTGCGGAGATTCTGGCAAAGGCTTTGTAGTATTAAACCAGAAG GGAATCGACCCATTCTCGTTGGATGCCCTCGCTAAGGAAGGGATTGTAGCTCTCCGTAGAGCAAAGAGAAGAAATATGGAAAG ACTTACTCTGGCCTGTGGGGGCAATGCAATGAACTCTGTGGATGATCTGACCCTTGACTGCTTGGGACACGCTGGTCTTGTTTATGAGTACACCATG ggtgaagAGAAATTTACATTCATTGAAGAGTGTGAAAACCCTCGATCGGTCACCCTGCTGGTCAAGGGGCCAAATAAACACACACTAACACAGATTAAGGATGCCATAAGGGATGGCCTGCGAGCAGTCAAAAATGCCATTGAGGATG GCTGTGTTGTTCCAGGCGCAGGTGCTTTAGAGGTAGCAATTGCTGATGCTCTTGTCAAGCACAAACCTAAAGTGAAGGGCCGAGCCCAGCTTGGTGTGCAGGCATTTGCTGATGCCCTCCTCATCATTCCCAAG GTTCTTGCTCAAAATTCTGGATATGATGCTCAAGAAACATTAGTTAAAATTCAGACAGAATATGCAGAAACAGGGCAGCTCATTGGTGTTGACCTAAATACAG GTGAGCCAATGGTGTCATCAGAGGCAGGAGTCTGGGACAATTACAATGTTAAGAAACAGCTTCTTCATTCCTG CACGGTTATTGCCAGCAATATCCTATTGGTGGATGAGATTATGAGAGCAGGAATGTCCTCTTTGAAAGGATGA